One genomic window of Ostrinia nubilalis chromosome W, ilOstNubi1.1, whole genome shotgun sequence includes the following:
- the LOC135086404 gene encoding uncharacterized protein LOC135086404: protein MSFGNSTDRPAHQSTLSCPQFRKCTKRWGKQRIAVNLIEPPPCAYRQHMGKRESADTEKEHESRGGPVHLCPPQAPRRSESARSGGGKSFQKREAANLNDPRKADVRCLGVRKIIESAREIKQYEGGHHAPVLRSKQSIHHIRQSSCRAVTLTKTRLQSREHIVFFKVVPSHIAGAPNTLSTSPSERNCRTSAPSLLRA from the exons ATGAGTTTTGGAAACTCCACGGACCGGCCGGCGCATCAATCCACCCTCAGCTGCCCACAGTTCCggaag TGCACTAAACGGTGGGGCAAGCAACGAATAGCCGTGAATTTGATCGAGCCACCCCCGTGTGCTTACAGGCAGCATATGGGAAAGAGGGAATCCGCAGACACGGAAAAAGAGCACGAATCCAGAGGCGGGCCAGTACATCTATGCCCCCCTCAGGCGCCGCGCAGATCCGAGAG TGCGCGCAGCGGCGGGGGCAAGTCATTCCAGAAGCGAGAAGCGGCGAATTTGAACGACCCGCGAAAGGCAGACGTCCGATGTCTAGGAGTTAGAAAGAT AATCGAAAGCGCGAGAGAAATCAAGCAATATGAGGGCGGACACCATGCCCCGGTCCTGAGAAGCAAGCAGTCCATCCACCACATCCGCCAGAGCAGTTGCCGTGCTGTGACCCTTACGAAAACCAGATTGCAGAGCAGGGAGCATATTGTGTTTTTCAAG GTTGTTCCGAGTCATATCGCGGGTGCGCCGAATACTCTCTCCACGTCGCCGAGCGAGCGGAACTGCCGAACCTCAGCACCATCACTCCTACGAGCGTAA